The following are from one region of the Nitrospirota bacterium genome:
- a CDS encoding translocation/assembly module TamB domain-containing protein, translated as MDENIDIKIKSYKRLVICLLAFFTLLLVTHIIGSAYLKDKLILEIKKTLGPDVEVKDMYIKVFPPHIGINELTVKDEFGKTVLHISDAVFHIRLIPLLSKKIVIQRAFIDNPSVDLDSEYIKTIAKRLKKGSGGNTPEIISFLLKDVRVNVSDKDRNASLSLKEIKGHLDTRRTELSLKDINLNYSGFKGVLAAVPFINSITISGKPLDSGFELSEFRLENQGVDVKLTGVIDSKKNVHLRTDSSLKLNYIKTLFGLKNPGKGHLKLTGSMDYVDKAVSLNLDVDGHLWIETFLELIRQREPIMGETVFKGNIQGPLKTLTAHGTASMQHGGQFYGIDVDNLTSSIVYKDYKLKFYDASGNLYNGTATHAEVVLNMPVVNYFTLDVEAKDVDSSPIFKLIHWDPGLSPGKTTGKVHHAGRYFSPDATFRYVRQAPANGEPDNKDVIKRVDEVTGDVKVADENVTITNVKVKTKLSTGTINGTYNMKDKTINLALATSTKDAADFTRPFSEDLRGMGTFTGVVTGIGSDPNVSGTIALSSGSIFGYAFNYMNTKADYNMKKLVLSEGASTTYGGKCQFGGITEFKDPAYLFDLSKPTLNMAFAFNNIDLDNLTKKYLEIDNLGGNLKGEFDVKGKADNLKYTGAASVSSLSYKGISAGAAQTKFAYNKGRITLRGFSVKKGSSELSLDGSIAKRGQNWMDKRNFSYDIASSKCRLNAKDIPFSEKLGDTYSECSIKMTGTVLNPDLTFEGTVKSTEYPALKGKISVLAKKHEAFLTGNLFDNKLGLTGHVNMTGNNAWSLHSQFKHGNYEWIVSKLAKATMPHDLKLVLTGETSLSGNNKTVSGRVVLSELNLSGYRYNVSNNGNIDFSLNDNKFTINSCRLNAGGSGFKITGDIEAGKRYNLAITGQPELNLLKSESEKISWLNGKADIALAVTGEWAKPQISGGFNISNGSLGIKGFRYFLSNIESDIYFESNRVVVKKLSTKIGGGAITASGVGYMDGFNMKKFYIDGVAENVPANMGEGFTMKFGGLFLYSGNLKKQTLSGDLNVSAARYTKSLYWQDLIFEKTSSASQVNPFLKNLEFNVNVTGDKNIVIDNNVAESNVKLDLQLKGDVTKPVIYGRMSATGGKLFFKDNEFRLQTANIDFAGTPDINPYINIVSESTVKNYNVKLMMSGQLKRFDLSLSSTPPLKEAAILALFTGSGGSKGATSILAAKYQGLIEERIKNITGLNRVDVVPYDEKISLTPQITVSKKLLDDNLNVTLTSGVTKGEIIKVEYKLKKGVSLVGERNEHGNVGGDVKFRFEFK; from the coding sequence ATGGACGAAAATATTGATATAAAAATAAAATCGTACAAGCGGCTTGTTATATGTTTACTTGCTTTTTTCACTTTGCTTTTAGTCACCCACATAATAGGCAGCGCATACCTGAAAGACAAATTAATACTGGAGATTAAAAAAACCCTGGGGCCTGATGTGGAGGTTAAAGACATGTACATTAAAGTGTTTCCACCCCATATCGGCATAAATGAGTTAACCGTAAAGGATGAATTTGGCAAAACTGTACTACACATTTCAGATGCCGTTTTCCACATCCGTTTAATTCCTCTCCTTAGCAAAAAAATAGTCATACAGCGGGCATTTATAGATAACCCCTCTGTGGATTTAGACTCTGAGTACATCAAAACCATAGCAAAACGCCTAAAGAAGGGCAGCGGTGGTAATACTCCTGAAATAATATCATTTCTTTTGAAAGATGTCAGAGTAAACGTTTCAGATAAGGATCGCAATGCCAGTTTATCCCTAAAAGAAATCAAAGGCCATCTTGATACGAGGCGCACCGAGCTTAGCCTAAAAGACATTAATCTAAACTACAGCGGTTTTAAAGGTGTTTTAGCTGCTGTTCCTTTTATCAATAGTATTACTATTAGCGGCAAACCTCTTGACAGCGGCTTTGAACTCAGTGAGTTTCGGTTAGAGAATCAAGGGGTGGATGTGAAACTTACCGGAGTCATTGACAGCAAAAAAAATGTACACCTGAGAACTGACTCTTCTTTAAAGTTGAACTATATAAAAACCCTTTTTGGCCTAAAAAATCCCGGCAAAGGACATCTTAAACTAACCGGCAGCATGGATTACGTTGATAAGGCAGTGTCGCTTAATTTGGATGTTGACGGGCATTTGTGGATTGAAACGTTTTTAGAGTTAATCCGGCAACGGGAGCCGATTATGGGTGAAACCGTTTTTAAGGGCAATATTCAGGGACCGTTAAAGACACTGACCGCTCACGGAACTGCTTCTATGCAACATGGCGGACAGTTTTACGGCATAGATGTTGATAATTTAACCTCAAGCATTGTTTACAAAGACTACAAACTTAAATTCTATGACGCCTCCGGAAATCTCTACAATGGCACTGCCACACATGCCGAGGTGGTGCTCAACATGCCTGTAGTTAATTACTTTACACTGGATGTCGAGGCTAAAGACGTTGACAGCAGCCCGATATTTAAACTGATTCACTGGGACCCTGGCCTTTCACCCGGTAAGACAACCGGGAAAGTTCACCACGCAGGCAGGTACTTTAGCCCCGATGCCACCTTCAGATATGTGCGGCAAGCTCCGGCTAATGGGGAGCCTGACAATAAAGACGTAATAAAACGGGTTGATGAGGTTACAGGAGATGTTAAAGTAGCAGATGAAAACGTGACAATTACCAATGTAAAAGTAAAAACAAAACTCAGTACCGGTACAATAAACGGCACGTACAACATGAAAGACAAAACGATAAACTTAGCACTTGCGACATCAACAAAAGATGCAGCTGATTTTACCAGACCCTTCAGTGAAGACTTACGGGGGATGGGGACATTTACCGGAGTGGTCACAGGCATTGGCAGTGACCCTAATGTTTCAGGCACAATAGCTTTGTCCTCCGGTTCAATTTTTGGATATGCCTTCAACTACATGAACACTAAAGCCGATTATAATATGAAGAAACTGGTTCTGTCTGAAGGCGCATCCACAACCTATGGAGGCAAGTGCCAGTTTGGCGGCATAACTGAGTTTAAAGACCCTGCCTACCTGTTTGATCTAAGTAAACCAACGCTTAACATGGCATTTGCGTTTAATAACATCGACCTTGACAATTTAACTAAAAAATACCTTGAAATTGATAACTTAGGTGGAAACCTCAAAGGTGAATTTGATGTAAAAGGTAAGGCGGATAATCTAAAATACACAGGAGCTGCAAGTGTTTCAAGTCTGTCCTATAAAGGCATATCGGCAGGAGCGGCACAAACAAAATTTGCATACAATAAAGGCAGAATAACTCTCAGAGGGTTCTCTGTAAAAAAGGGCAGCTCCGAACTTTCATTAGACGGCTCAATTGCTAAAAGAGGACAAAACTGGATGGATAAAAGAAACTTCAGCTACGACATTGCCTCGTCAAAATGCCGCCTAAACGCAAAAGATATTCCGTTTTCCGAAAAACTTGGAGATACCTACTCTGAGTGTTCCATTAAAATGACAGGCACAGTGCTCAACCCTGATCTGACATTTGAGGGCACTGTAAAAAGCACAGAGTATCCGGCATTAAAAGGCAAAATATCAGTTTTGGCTAAAAAACATGAGGCGTTTTTAACCGGAAATCTTTTTGACAATAAACTTGGGCTTACCGGGCATGTAAACATGACCGGCAATAACGCGTGGTCTTTGCACAGTCAGTTTAAGCATGGTAACTACGAGTGGATTGTCTCAAAACTTGCTAAGGCCACTATGCCTCATGATTTAAAACTTGTCCTTACCGGTGAGACCTCATTAAGCGGCAACAATAAAACCGTATCGGGACGCGTCGTACTTTCTGAGCTTAACCTATCCGGATACCGCTACAACGTATCAAACAACGGCAACATTGATTTTTCCTTAAATGATAATAAATTTACCATCAACTCCTGCAGATTAAATGCAGGCGGAAGCGGATTTAAGATAACCGGTGACATCGAAGCAGGGAAACGCTACAATCTTGCAATAACCGGCCAACCGGAACTTAATCTGCTAAAGAGTGAATCTGAAAAAATAAGCTGGCTAAACGGCAAAGCTGATATTGCCCTCGCTGTAACCGGTGAGTGGGCAAAACCACAGATATCCGGAGGGTTTAACATATCAAACGGCTCACTTGGAATTAAGGGGTTCCGGTACTTTTTAAGTAATATAGAAAGTGATATATATTTTGAAAGCAACAGGGTTGTTGTAAAGAAACTCTCCACAAAAATAGGTGGCGGAGCAATAACTGCAAGCGGTGTAGGTTACATGGACGGTTTTAACATGAAAAAATTCTATATTGACGGAGTTGCAGAAAACGTTCCGGCAAATATGGGAGAGGGTTTTACCATGAAATTCGGCGGGCTGTTTCTCTATAGCGGCAACCTGAAAAAACAAACTCTCTCAGGCGATCTTAATGTCTCCGCCGCCAGATACACTAAGAGTCTCTACTGGCAGGACCTTATCTTTGAAAAAACCTCATCCGCTTCTCAGGTTAATCCATTTCTGAAAAATCTCGAATTTAATGTAAACGTAACGGGTGACAAAAACATCGTGATTGACAATAATGTTGCCGAATCTAATGTCAAATTAGACCTTCAATTAAAAGGAGACGTAACAAAACCAGTTATTTACGGCAGGATGTCAGCAACAGGCGGAAAACTGTTTTTCAAAGACAATGAATTCAGACTGCAGACGGCAAACATTGATTTTGCGGGCACGCCTGATATAAATCCATACATAAACATAGTGTCTGAGAGCACAGTTAAAAACTATAACGTAAAACTCATGATGAGCGGTCAGCTTAAGCGTTTCGATCTTTCCCTGTCCTCTACCCCGCCTCTGAAAGAGGCGGCAATTTTAGCTCTTTTTACCGGTTCTGGCGGCTCAAAAGGAGCAACATCCATTCTGGCTGCTAAATATCAGGGGCTTATTGAGGAAAGAATAAAAAACATCACCGGTTTAAACCGCGTTGACGTTGTCCCTTACGATGAGAAAATCTCGTTAACCCCGCAGATTACCGTATCAAAGAAACTATTAGACGATAACTTAAATGTAACCCTGACATCCGGAGTTACAAAAGGTGAAATAATTAAGGTAGAATACAAACTTAAAAAAGGCGTCTCCCTGGTCGGAGAAAGAAACGAACACGGAAATGTAGGCGGGGACGTTAAATTCAGGTTTGAGTTTAAATGA
- the bamA gene encoding outer membrane protein assembly factor BamA, translating to MKKLTSKIIAITMIFIITLMLINPHSALSLVNKPFTVTKVVLSGLNSLDETEFLHILNIHEGDTADENKIREGIKALFKKGLFDDLKIYGNPSTGVLTVAVEERPIINDVEIAVSGNLSKKVIKEAFILKEGMQYNEDTLRAAVKKLTDNIIEKGFPGAFVEAIPPAYDKTHGKVKILLNVKTGEPLKIKKIIINDGQSQFTDLLNINEGDIYDKQAVESKLNELKKKLAKQGYYNPDVKLFSFNPADGTLVIEIKTGKKLLVTFKGNEFFSTKKLNKEMPFLEYGGVGPDIAEEAKQSIVTLYHQKGYIDVSVSYELLQKSEEVEIAYTISEGKKHKVDNIIFTGITQDVKKLKSVLYTKEGEAFNPDVTEDDKTALLDYYRGIGFFSVKVTEIFPITDTDKGAVTLQIHIEEGQRLIIGQIKVTGEESLKEADLLALIKIPEKTPYSEQDVFDARQALLSYLKQHGYANGDVKVSYETDSSAQTTLIFHITEGNKYYFGNTLVRGNVKVKWELFQRIIKHVSGEPFDVSKVNREMSDLYRTGLFTSVDVEYADHEDGLRDVVFHVVEGKAGVVEYGLGYGEYDGLRGFVNVKYINLDGMNRQLSLNTKVSMIERKVSLNYYEPWFMKAVLPFSATISYEGRNEKNFDTMEINYRVQKYTAAIGVEKELSESLKGKLFYEFNWVKTWDVQPDVILSHEDSGTLAISSIVPSVVFDNRDNPLEPTAGFTGGINLKLASKVLLSETDFIKLSGYVNYYLGLTKGLVLATSLRSGIGQGWSDTVNLPIIERYFLGGGTTVRGFGQDNMGPKGANGDPTGGNAFLMSNLEFRIRITDSLGLVLFSDTGNVWPQLNQYSLDDINYTAGGGLRYNTPVGPLRLDYGYKLNRKENESPGRFYFSIGQAF from the coding sequence ATGAAAAAACTGACATCTAAAATAATAGCTATCACCATGATTTTTATTATAACTCTTATGCTGATAAATCCACACAGTGCGCTCTCTCTGGTAAATAAACCCTTTACTGTAACCAAAGTAGTCCTATCCGGCCTAAACAGCCTTGATGAAACTGAATTTCTCCACATACTTAACATACACGAGGGAGACACCGCAGATGAAAATAAAATCAGAGAGGGTATAAAAGCTCTTTTTAAAAAAGGGCTCTTTGATGATCTGAAAATCTATGGCAACCCAAGCACAGGTGTTCTGACTGTGGCAGTTGAGGAAAGGCCTATAATAAACGATGTGGAGATAGCAGTCAGCGGCAATCTGAGTAAGAAAGTAATCAAAGAGGCTTTTATTCTTAAAGAGGGTATGCAGTACAATGAGGACACTCTGAGAGCGGCTGTCAAAAAGCTTACCGATAACATAATTGAAAAGGGATTTCCCGGGGCTTTCGTAGAAGCTATTCCTCCTGCTTATGATAAAACACATGGCAAAGTTAAAATCCTCCTTAACGTAAAAACAGGAGAGCCGTTAAAGATAAAAAAAATTATTATAAATGATGGGCAATCACAGTTTACCGATCTTTTGAACATTAATGAGGGTGACATCTATGACAAACAAGCTGTTGAGAGCAAACTCAATGAGCTTAAAAAGAAACTGGCAAAACAGGGGTATTACAACCCTGATGTGAAGCTTTTTTCTTTTAACCCTGCCGATGGCACGCTTGTAATAGAGATAAAAACCGGCAAGAAGCTCCTTGTTACGTTTAAGGGTAATGAGTTTTTTTCAACAAAGAAATTAAACAAGGAGATGCCGTTTCTTGAATATGGAGGGGTTGGTCCCGACATAGCCGAGGAGGCTAAACAATCCATTGTCACGTTATACCACCAAAAAGGTTATATAGACGTCAGCGTTTCCTATGAGTTACTGCAAAAAAGCGAAGAGGTGGAAATTGCATACACCATTTCAGAGGGTAAAAAGCATAAAGTTGACAATATTATATTTACCGGCATAACTCAGGACGTTAAAAAGTTAAAATCTGTGCTATACACAAAGGAGGGAGAGGCTTTTAATCCCGATGTTACAGAGGATGATAAGACGGCTCTTTTAGATTACTACAGGGGCATTGGCTTTTTTTCTGTAAAGGTGACAGAGATATTCCCAATTACAGATACAGACAAGGGAGCGGTGACACTACAGATTCACATTGAGGAGGGACAGAGGCTTATTATTGGCCAGATTAAAGTCACAGGTGAAGAGTCTCTCAAAGAAGCCGATCTTTTGGCGCTTATAAAAATACCCGAAAAAACTCCCTATTCCGAACAAGATGTCTTTGATGCAAGGCAGGCACTGCTTTCGTACTTAAAACAACACGGCTATGCAAACGGAGACGTAAAGGTCAGCTACGAAACAGACTCATCTGCCCAGACAACTCTGATTTTCCATATAACCGAGGGAAATAAATACTACTTTGGAAACACTCTTGTCAGGGGCAATGTAAAAGTAAAGTGGGAGCTGTTTCAAAGGATAATAAAGCACGTTAGCGGTGAGCCGTTTGATGTTAGTAAGGTCAACAGAGAGATGTCAGACCTCTACAGAACCGGATTGTTCACAAGTGTGGACGTTGAGTATGCTGACCATGAGGATGGACTAAGGGATGTAGTGTTTCATGTTGTGGAGGGCAAAGCTGGAGTGGTAGAGTATGGGCTTGGCTATGGGGAATATGACGGACTGAGGGGGTTTGTAAATGTAAAATATATCAATCTTGATGGGATGAACAGACAGTTATCGTTAAACACAAAGGTAAGTATGATTGAACGTAAAGTCTCATTAAACTATTATGAACCATGGTTTATGAAAGCTGTTTTGCCCTTTTCTGCGACAATATCATATGAGGGACGAAACGAAAAAAACTTTGACACTATGGAGATCAACTACCGGGTGCAAAAATACACGGCAGCCATCGGCGTGGAAAAAGAGCTTTCTGAGTCGCTGAAGGGTAAGCTGTTCTACGAGTTTAACTGGGTAAAAACGTGGGATGTGCAGCCTGATGTGATATTGTCTCATGAGGATAGCGGAACACTGGCTATAAGCAGTATAGTGCCATCAGTGGTGTTTGACAACAGGGACAATCCGCTTGAACCGACAGCAGGTTTTACAGGGGGGATTAATCTGAAATTGGCAAGCAAAGTGCTTTTATCAGAAACAGACTTTATAAAGCTTTCCGGTTATGTTAATTACTACTTAGGGCTTACAAAGGGGCTGGTACTTGCCACATCTTTAAGGAGCGGCATTGGGCAGGGCTGGAGCGACACAGTGAATTTACCCATAATAGAGAGGTATTTTCTGGGAGGCGGCACTACAGTTCGCGGCTTCGGGCAGGATAATATGGGGCCAAAGGGAGCAAACGGGGATCCAACCGGAGGAAATGCCTTTTTAATGAGTAACCTTGAATTCAGAATACGCATTACAGACTCGCTTGGACTGGTGTTATTTAGTGACACTGGTAATGTTTGGCCGCAGTTGAATCAGTATAGTTTGGACGACATAAATTATACAGCTGGAGGCGGTTTGAGATATAATACCCCTGTGGGGCCGCTCAGACTGGACTATGGGTACAAACTAAACCGTAAGGAAAATGAGTCGCCGGGCAGGTTTTACTTTAGCATTGGCCAGGCATTTTAA
- a CDS encoding sulfite exporter TauE/SafE family protein, which produces MSAVDLLLVGLAAILGGAVNALAGGGTLITFPVLTAVGVPAVAANITNTIALCPGYLGATFAQMKELRGQLFRLGLLIPVSLIGGIVGGVLLLKTGEHAFRKLVPFLILMAVVLLAFQDKLRAWVLSRSGHTGAVTIHDAWVILPVIPAAVYGGYFGAGVSVIVLAVLGLVLEESFTRLNALKQAVSFSINIAAAIFFLFSGKVVWSAAIVMAVCALAGGVLGGRLAGWIKPSTLRRIVVFTGAIVAVIYFVG; this is translated from the coding sequence ATGAGTGCGGTAGATTTACTTTTAGTGGGATTGGCAGCAATATTAGGAGGTGCGGTCAATGCACTTGCTGGCGGGGGAACGCTTATCACATTCCCTGTGCTTACCGCTGTGGGTGTGCCTGCCGTTGCTGCCAACATCACAAATACGATAGCTCTTTGCCCTGGCTACCTTGGTGCGACATTTGCACAGATGAAGGAGCTGCGAGGCCAGTTGTTCAGATTAGGGCTGTTAATTCCGGTTAGCCTGATAGGCGGTATTGTTGGTGGAGTGTTGCTTTTAAAAACTGGTGAACACGCCTTTAGAAAACTTGTGCCTTTTTTGATTCTTATGGCTGTGGTGTTATTGGCTTTTCAGGACAAATTGCGTGCCTGGGTACTATCCCGTTCAGGCCACACCGGGGCAGTTACCATACACGACGCATGGGTTATATTGCCGGTCATTCCAGCTGCTGTTTATGGAGGCTATTTCGGAGCCGGAGTTAGTGTTATTGTGCTTGCGGTACTTGGACTTGTGCTGGAGGAGTCGTTTACCCGCCTGAATGCCCTAAAGCAGGCGGTCTCGTTTAGCATTAATATTGCTGCAGCAATCTTTTTCCTGTTTTCCGGAAAGGTCGTATGGTCTGCCGCAATTGTTATGGCTGTATGTGCGCTTGCTGGAGGGGTGTTGGGTGGCCGGTTGGCAGGCTGGATTAAGCCATCAACATTGCGCCGTATTGTTGTGTTTACAGGGGCAATAGTTGCTGTGATTTATTTCGTTGGTTAG
- a CDS encoding TIGR04219 family outer membrane beta-barrel protein, whose product MVLKTVKTMALLTAVLLMFVSIHLPAAFADDLTGFGVEATLGVIIEDPGGHVSYMGTSLDVNNDLKYDTQTRLFGRFKLTTPGSYVPNFYLMMTPIRFSADGYKTVSFSYGGKTFTGGIPFNSNLQTDQYDIALYWGIPYLKVATNNVLNVDLGIDVKITADKAEISQGALSASKTLTIPVPMLYAGVQVKPVQQLSFEGEVRAITAGSTGSLVDLSIAARYSPVRPLLLGVGYRYEYLKVNISDVDSATSFSGPFFEAGVKF is encoded by the coding sequence ATGGTTTTGAAAACTGTTAAAACAATGGCTTTATTAACGGCGGTTCTTCTGATGTTTGTATCAATTCATTTGCCTGCGGCTTTTGCAGATGATTTAACTGGATTTGGGGTCGAGGCTACGCTTGGGGTCATAATTGAGGACCCGGGCGGCCACGTGTCATACATGGGGACGTCACTGGACGTTAATAACGACTTAAAGTATGATACTCAGACACGATTGTTTGGAAGGTTCAAGCTTACTACACCGGGCTCCTATGTGCCCAACTTTTATTTGATGATGACTCCAATCAGATTTTCCGCAGATGGCTATAAGACAGTCAGCTTCTCCTATGGCGGCAAAACTTTTACGGGAGGAATACCGTTTAATTCTAACCTGCAGACCGACCAATACGACATAGCGCTTTATTGGGGGATTCCATACTTAAAAGTGGCTACCAATAACGTTTTAAATGTAGATCTCGGAATAGACGTGAAAATTACTGCCGACAAAGCTGAGATAAGCCAGGGAGCCCTGAGTGCTTCTAAAACTCTGACCATCCCCGTGCCGATGTTGTATGCAGGCGTGCAAGTGAAACCGGTTCAACAGCTTTCATTTGAGGGGGAGGTGCGCGCTATAACTGCTGGTTCAACGGGTAGCCTTGTGGATTTAAGTATAGCAGCCAGATACAGCCCTGTGAGGCCACTTCTCTTGGGAGTGGGCTATCGATACGAATATTTGAAAGTCAACATCAGTGACGTGGATAGTGCAACGTCATTCAGCGGGCCTTTTTTTGAAGCCGGCGTAAAGTTCTAA
- a CDS encoding phosphoribosyltransferase, which translates to MKESDVLKLLENIGAVIKNSHIVYTSGRHGSAYVNKDALYPHTSLISDLCKLFAKNFADDGVEVVIAPAIGGVILSQWTAHHLSEITGREVLAVYAEKTEDGGFVIKRGYDKIIAGRKALVLEDVLTTGGSVKKVIEATGNFGGEVIGLGVLCNRGGIKPGDVANPPKLFTLINVALESWDEAECPLCAKNVPVNTDVGKGREFLAKKAK; encoded by the coding sequence ATGAAAGAATCAGATGTTCTGAAGTTGCTTGAAAATATCGGGGCAGTAATAAAAAACAGCCATATCGTTTATACATCAGGCAGGCATGGCAGTGCCTATGTCAACAAGGATGCGCTCTATCCGCATACAAGTCTAATATCGGACTTGTGCAAACTGTTTGCAAAGAATTTTGCAGATGACGGCGTAGAAGTAGTAATTGCTCCGGCTATTGGAGGGGTCATTCTCTCACAGTGGACGGCACACCATCTTTCTGAAATCACAGGACGTGAGGTCTTAGCTGTCTATGCGGAGAAGACCGAAGACGGCGGTTTTGTTATTAAGCGTGGCTACGACAAAATCATTGCTGGAAGGAAAGCTCTTGTGTTGGAGGACGTGCTGACCACAGGCGGCTCTGTAAAGAAGGTGATAGAGGCGACTGGCAATTTCGGTGGTGAGGTCATCGGTCTCGGAGTCCTCTGTAACCGTGGCGGTATAAAGCCAGGCGACGTGGCAAATCCGCCAAAGCTATTTACGCTCATCAATGTGGCACTTGAGTCGTGGGACGAGGCGGAGTGCCCGCTCTGTGCCAAAAATGTTCCCGTCAATACGGATGTGGGCAAAGGCAGGGAATTCCTTGCAAAGAAAGCAAAATGA
- the pyrF gene encoding orotidine-5'-phosphate decarboxylase, whose amino-acid sequence MDVKDRIIVALDVDSLDKAKTLVESLAPYVGCFKVGLELLTAVGAPQVVEFVHSLGGQVFYDGKFNDIPNTIGSATKAVAGLNVRMFTVHASAGVEAMMSAVANKGTSLVLAVTVLTSLGESNAHLIFGGPYKAKVLQLARDACLAGCDGIICSPQELELLGLQKELNGLMTITPGVRPKWASAGDQKRIMTPSEAIKAGATALVIGRPITKPPTLVGSPVDAVKRIAEEISAVL is encoded by the coding sequence GTGGATGTAAAGGACAGGATTATCGTAGCTTTGGATGTGGATAGTTTGGACAAAGCTAAAACCCTCGTGGAAAGCCTTGCTCCATATGTCGGATGTTTCAAGGTTGGGCTTGAGCTGCTGACTGCCGTAGGTGCTCCGCAGGTAGTGGAGTTTGTCCATTCACTGGGCGGCCAGGTCTTCTATGACGGCAAGTTCAACGACATCCCCAATACCATTGGCTCTGCAACTAAGGCTGTTGCCGGACTAAACGTCAGGATGTTTACAGTACACGCCTCGGCTGGTGTTGAAGCAATGATGTCTGCTGTTGCCAACAAGGGGACCTCTCTTGTGTTAGCAGTCACGGTTCTTACCTCACTGGGGGAGAGCAATGCCCACCTGATTTTCGGCGGACCGTATAAGGCCAAGGTGTTACAGTTGGCACGTGACGCATGTCTGGCTGGTTGTGACGGCATCATTTGCTCACCGCAGGAGCTGGAGCTTCTTGGATTGCAGAAAGAGCTTAACGGTTTGATGACAATCACCCCTGGTGTTCGTCCAAAGTGGGCATCTGCCGGAGACCAGAAAAGAATTATGACGCCCTCTGAGGCAATAAAGGCGGGAGCGACAGCTCTGGTCATTGGCCGCCCCATCACTAAACCGCCCACGCTTGTCGGTTCACCTGTGGATGCAGTTAAGCGAATTGCCGAGGAAATCTCAGCCGTTTTATAG
- a CDS encoding serine hydroxymethyltransferase encodes MDRFDCDYEAIKRIDPEVYDAICGEFARENDKLLMIASENYASYAVMEAQGSVLTNKYAEGYPYKRYYGGCQYMDIVESLAIARAKELFGAEHVNVQAHSGSSANMGGFFTVLKPGDTILGMDLRHGGHLTHGASVSFSGMLYKTNFYGVDKETGYIDYEEVRRLAKECKPKMIVAGASAYSRTIDFAEFSSIAKEVGAYFMADIAHIAGLIAAGVHPSPVKYADFVTTSTHKTLRGPRGGMVMCKGEYAKALDKIIFPGIQGGPLMHVIAAKAVAFKEALTAEFNGYQRNVVKNASRLASELMKRGYKIISDGTDTHLMLVDLRNKNITGALAEQVLDLAGITLNKNSIPYDDKPATVTSGIRLGTPAMTTRGLMDSDMEEVADIIDSTLKNHADAGNMETQRRRVEVLCNKYPIYSTPVGKV; translated from the coding sequence ATGGATAGGTTTGACTGTGATTATGAGGCGATAAAGCGTATTGACCCTGAGGTATATGATGCAATCTGCGGGGAGTTTGCCAGAGAGAATGACAAACTTCTTATGATAGCATCGGAAAATTATGCAAGCTATGCCGTGATGGAGGCGCAGGGGTCAGTGCTTACAAATAAGTATGCTGAGGGGTACCCCTATAAGCGATACTACGGCGGCTGCCAGTACATGGATATTGTTGAATCACTTGCCATAGCGCGAGCAAAGGAGCTCTTTGGCGCTGAGCACGTTAATGTACAGGCGCACTCCGGCTCATCGGCCAATATGGGGGGTTTTTTTACTGTCTTAAAACCAGGTGATACTATTCTCGGCATGGATTTAAGACACGGCGGGCATCTGACACACGGTGCGTCGGTAAGTTTTTCAGGCATGTTATATAAGACCAACTTTTATGGCGTTGACAAAGAGACCGGTTACATAGATTATGAAGAGGTAAGACGGTTGGCTAAAGAGTGCAAACCAAAGATGATAGTGGCAGGGGCAAGCGCCTACTCTCGAACCATAGATTTTGCCGAGTTTTCCTCCATAGCTAAAGAGGTAGGGGCATATTTCATGGCTGATATTGCTCACATAGCCGGGCTGATAGCAGCCGGTGTTCATCCCTCGCCGGTAAAGTATGCTGATTTTGTGACAACCTCAACGCATAAGACATTACGGGGCCCAAGGGGCGGCATGGTTATGTGCAAAGGGGAATATGCCAAGGCGCTTGATAAAATCATTTTTCCCGGCATACAAGGCGGCCCTCTTATGCACGTGATAGCAGCCAAAGCGGTGGCATTTAAGGAGGCATTAACTGCAGAGTTTAACGGCTACCAAAGAAACGTGGTAAAAAACGCCTCAAGACTCGCTTCTGAGCTGATGAAAAGAGGCTACAAGATAATCTCTGACGGCACAGACACGCACCTTATGCTGGTTGATTTAAGAAATAAAAATATAACAGGGGCACTGGCTGAGCAAGTGCTTGATTTGGCTGGTATCACATTAAATAAAAACTCCATCCCATATGATGATAAGCCAGCTACTGTGACAAGCGGCATTCGTCTTGGCACTCCGGCTATGACAACAAGAGGACTTATGGACTCTGACATGGAGGAGGTAGCCGATATAATAGATAGCACACTAAAAAACCACGCTGATGCCGGCAATATGGAAACTCAACGCAGGCGTGTAGAGGTGCTTTGTAACAAGTATCCGATTTACAGTACACCTGTGGGCAAAGTATAA